A window of Salmo trutta chromosome 5, fSalTru1.1, whole genome shotgun sequence contains these coding sequences:
- the pfdn2 gene encoding prefoldin subunit 2 isoform X1: MAANSSSTVSKPSNIIGGKQSGPSAEQVGLYNEAFCNFVQSNVVAAFQRMRSEQRSMASKAAELEMEINEHSLVIETLKDVDPTRKCFRLVGGVLVERTVKEVLPALGSNKEQISKIVESLNTQMQTKGRELTEYREKYNIRLVGEGEEGQGKSAATSNGGGSKGGAGVLVS; encoded by the exons ATGGCAGCGAACAGTAGCAGCACGGTTAGCAAACCCAGCAACATTATCGGGGGGAAACAATCAGGGCCGTCGGCCGAGCAG GTAGGCCTATATAACGAGGCTTTTTGCAACTTTGTTCAATCTAAT GTTGTGGCTGCATTCCAGAGGATGCGCTCAGAACAGCGCAGCATGGCCTCCAAGGCTGCAGAGCTGGAGATGGAGATCAACGAGCACAG CCTAGTCATCGAGACCCTAAAAGACGTggatccaaccaggaagtgctTCCGACTGGTGGGCGGGGTGCTCGTGGAGAGGACGGTTAAGGAAGTCTTACCAGCTCTGGGAAGCAATAAAGAACAG ATATCAAAGATTGTAGAGTCCCTCAACACACAGATGCAGACAAAAGGCCGGGAGCTCACGGAGTATCGGGAAAAATATAATATCCGATTggtgggagaaggagaggaaggacagGGCAAATCGGCAGCTACCTCCAATGGGGGCGGGTCTAAAGGCGGCGCCGGCGTTCTAGTTTCGTAG
- the nit1 gene encoding deaminated glutathione amidase has product MFVLRCSLRRTQVKHLLDCHSSWGSSCIGMHQRMSSSSSSSSSSPHPVAAVCQVTATPDKEANFTACKRLVQAAKEGGASMVFLPEGFDYIGSSREETLNLSERLTGDIISRYTLLAKKLSVWLSLGGFHERGHDWETDRRIYNSHIIISEKGDIVSVYRKSHLFDVELPGRGVSLKESAFTIPGSSLIPPVQTPIGKVGLGICYDLRFPELSLALLRQGAEILTYPSAFTVATGAAHWEVLLRARAIETQCFVLAAAQVGSHHEKRSSYGHALAVDPWGVVMGDCGGENTGMALLEIDLEKLRDTQRNMPVQQHRRDTSFYYSLGGKD; this is encoded by the exons ATGTTCGTGCTCAGGTGCAGTTTAAGAAGAACTCAGGTGAAACATTTACTGGACTGTCATTCGTCTTGGGGCTCGAGCTGCATTGGGATGCATCAAAG gatgtcatcatcatcatcatcatcatcatcatcgcctCATCCAGTGGCAGCGGTGTGCCAGGTGACCGCAACCCCTGATAAGGAGGCCAACTTCACTGCCTGCAAGCGATTGGTGCAGGCGGCAAAAGAGGGTGGAGCCAGCATGGTTTTCCTACCTGAGGGGTTTGACTACATCGGCTCTAGTCGAGAGGAGACCCTGAATCTGTCTGAGAGGCTAACTGGAGACATTATCTCACGCTACACACTGCTCGCCAA GAAGCTGAGCGTGTGGCTCTCTCTTGGAGGGTTTCATGAGAGAGGGCATGACTGGGAGACGGACAGGCGAATCTACAACAGTCACATCATCATAAGTGAAAAgg GGGATATAGTGTCCGTATACAGGAAGTCCCACTTGTTTGATGTGGAGCTGCCAGGaagaggtgtgtccttaaaagaGAGTGCCTTCACCATACCTGGATCCAGCCTCATTCCTCCAGTCCAAACTCCCATTGGCAAG GTGGGACTGGGTATCTGTTATGACCTGAGGTTCCCTGAGCTGTCTTTGGCTTTGCTGCGACAGGGGGCGGAGATTCTGACCTACCCGTCAGCGTTCACTGTGGCCACAGGAGCTGCCCATTGGGAG GTGTTGCTTCGCGCCAGGGCCATTGAGACCCAGTGCTTTGTCCTTGCCGCAGCCCAAGTGGGCAGTCACCATGAGAAGCGTTCGTCGTACGGCCACGCCCTGGCTGTGGACCCCTGGGGGGTGGTGATGGGGGACTGTGGAGGAGAGAACACAGGCATGGCTCTGCTGGAGATTGACTTGGAGAAGCTCAGGGACACACAGAGAAACATGCCTGTGCAGCAACATCGCAGAGACACTAGCTTCTACTACAGTTTGGGTGGAAAGGACTGA
- the pfdn2 gene encoding prefoldin subunit 2 isoform X2: MAANSSSTVSKPSNIIGGKQSGPSAEQVVAAFQRMRSEQRSMASKAAELEMEINEHSLVIETLKDVDPTRKCFRLVGGVLVERTVKEVLPALGSNKEQISKIVESLNTQMQTKGRELTEYREKYNIRLVGEGEEGQGKSAATSNGGGSKGGAGVLVS, from the exons ATGGCAGCGAACAGTAGCAGCACGGTTAGCAAACCCAGCAACATTATCGGGGGGAAACAATCAGGGCCGTCGGCCGAGCAG GTTGTGGCTGCATTCCAGAGGATGCGCTCAGAACAGCGCAGCATGGCCTCCAAGGCTGCAGAGCTGGAGATGGAGATCAACGAGCACAG CCTAGTCATCGAGACCCTAAAAGACGTggatccaaccaggaagtgctTCCGACTGGTGGGCGGGGTGCTCGTGGAGAGGACGGTTAAGGAAGTCTTACCAGCTCTGGGAAGCAATAAAGAACAG ATATCAAAGATTGTAGAGTCCCTCAACACACAGATGCAGACAAAAGGCCGGGAGCTCACGGAGTATCGGGAAAAATATAATATCCGATTggtgggagaaggagaggaaggacagGGCAAATCGGCAGCTACCTCCAATGGGGGCGGGTCTAAAGGCGGCGCCGGCGTTCTAGTTTCGTAG